Proteins encoded in a region of the Salinicoccus sp. RF5 genome:
- a CDS encoding ABC transporter ATP-binding protein, with protein sequence MKVFRKLGWFFAREWRSYTVGIIMLILVALMELVPPQVIGWVIDGIAQETLTRDLLLQFILLLIAVAVLTYIVRYFWRIMIFGASYRLGRILRSRLYNKYSEMSPAFYQKRRTGDLMAHATNDIQAVQATAGAGILTIADSLITGGAVLITMAITISPKLTLIAMIPLPLMVILTSYYGTLMNRGFKKAQAAFSMLNDKTQESISGIKVTKTFGYEKSDQADFRKLSDDVVEKNLRVSKVDALFDPTIMTVIGVSYFLSIFFGARMVLDDTITIGALVTFTTYLGMMVWPLLALGWFFNLVQRGSASYDRIQDIMDTPNQIGADYRIEDQPDGDIEFNIGAFNFPDDESDGLRDVRFTIRKGSTVGIVGRTGSGKSALIRLLLREFDTVNQDNIRYGSHALRDYSIRNLRSQFGYVPQDHFLFSTTIRNNIAFSNPDLPDEDIFHAAGLSHIHEDIKGFPDGYETVVGERGVSLSGGQKQRISIARALIKDPEVLILDDSLSAVDAETEERILANIQSNRAGKTNIITAHRMSAVSHADLIIVMDSGTIIESGTHQALMEQKGWYHDTYNSQALREALESSLDDLVQKEDD encoded by the coding sequence ATGAAAGTATTCAGGAAATTGGGGTGGTTCTTCGCCCGCGAATGGCGCAGCTATACTGTGGGGATCATCATGCTTATTCTGGTGGCACTTATGGAACTCGTTCCACCGCAGGTGATCGGCTGGGTGATCGACGGCATCGCGCAGGAGACACTGACTAGGGATCTGCTGCTGCAGTTCATACTGCTGCTGATCGCTGTTGCTGTGTTGACATACATAGTCAGGTATTTCTGGCGCATCATGATTTTTGGGGCGAGCTACCGGCTTGGGAGGATCCTGAGGTCCCGCCTCTACAATAAATATTCAGAAATGAGCCCGGCATTCTATCAGAAGCGCCGCACAGGCGACCTTATGGCGCATGCGACGAATGATATCCAGGCGGTCCAGGCTACGGCCGGCGCGGGAATCCTTACCATTGCGGACTCTCTCATCACAGGGGGCGCAGTATTGATTACGATGGCGATCACCATCAGTCCGAAGCTGACGCTCATCGCCATGATTCCGCTGCCGCTCATGGTCATCCTGACGAGCTATTATGGCACGCTGATGAACCGCGGCTTCAAGAAGGCGCAGGCGGCCTTCAGCATGCTGAACGACAAGACGCAGGAGAGCATATCGGGCATCAAGGTGACGAAGACATTCGGCTACGAGAAAAGTGATCAGGCGGATTTCCGGAAGTTGAGTGATGATGTGGTCGAAAAGAACTTGAGGGTTTCGAAGGTCGACGCCCTGTTCGATCCGACGATCATGACTGTCATCGGTGTGAGCTATTTCCTGTCCATCTTCTTCGGTGCGCGCATGGTGCTGGATGATACCATCACCATCGGTGCGCTTGTGACCTTCACCACCTATCTCGGCATGATGGTGTGGCCGCTTCTCGCACTCGGCTGGTTCTTCAATCTCGTCCAGCGGGGGAGCGCATCATATGACCGTATACAGGACATCATGGATACGCCGAATCAGATCGGTGCAGATTACCGAATTGAGGATCAGCCGGATGGGGACATCGAATTCAATATCGGTGCGTTCAACTTTCCGGACGACGAGTCGGATGGTCTGAGGGATGTCCGGTTCACAATACGGAAAGGATCGACGGTCGGCATTGTCGGACGCACAGGTTCAGGTAAAAGCGCCCTGATTCGTCTGCTGCTCCGGGAATTCGACACGGTCAATCAGGATAATATCCGCTACGGCAGCCATGCACTCCGCGACTACAGCATCCGCAACCTCAGAAGCCAGTTCGGGTATGTACCGCAGGATCATTTCCTGTTCTCGACGACGATACGCAACAACATCGCCTTCAGCAACCCTGACCTGCCGGATGAAGATATCTTCCATGCAGCAGGCCTCAGCCATATCCATGAGGACATCAAGGGTTTCCCTGATGGCTATGAAACCGTTGTAGGCGAGCGGGGCGTTTCGCTCTCGGGCGGCCAGAAGCAGCGGATTTCCATCGCCCGTGCCCTCATCAAGGACCCGGAAGTGCTGATACTGGATGACTCGCTGTCTGCGGTTGACGCCGAGACGGAAGAGCGGATACTCGCCAACATCCAGTCGAACCGGGCCGGCAAGACGAACATCATCACTGCCCACCGTATGAGTGCAGTCAGTCATGCCGACCTGATCATCGTCATGGACAGCGGCACGATCATCGAAAGTGGCACGCATCAGGCACTGATGGAACAGAAGGGCTGGTATCACGATACGTATAACTCCCAGGCATTGCGGGAAGCGCTCGAGAGCTCGCTGGATGACCTGGTGCAAAAGGAGGACGACTAG
- a CDS encoding YvrJ family protein: MEWVPLVSDVGFPAVITFFLLHRMERKLDDLIISIRQLS; this comes from the coding sequence GTGGAATGGGTCCCACTTGTCAGCGATGTTGGATTTCCGGCAGTGATCACATTCTTCCTGCTTCACCGCATGGAGCGGAAATTGGACGATCTCATCATATCCATCAGGCAGCTGAGCTGA
- a CDS encoding ABC transporter ATP-binding protein encodes MEDNQFNLSFNDQKNVLFRLMKYTLPFKGTLTFGFIMLVISTITGVATPYLVMVFIDDYLTPGIFPEGDMTWLITIFVLVQLVGAASTYMQIYLFQYLAFKVIQQLRIDAFDKIGRLGMRYFDKVPGGSVVSRITNDTEAIVEMFIGVLATFLMAFFMVISSFVMMFILDVRLALLALLFMPVIVLILGIYRKYSANFFSHARQLLSDLNAKLAESIEGMKIIQVFNQEGRLGREFNEINEKHYQYNMKNVRLDGLLLRPAISMIYVLAIAVILGYFGLLSFSSTVTAGVIFAFIQYMERFFEPINQVSQNLNIFQQALVAASRVFTLIDDERIEPHQPETSNYGITDGHIEFRNVTFSYDGRTDVLKDISFTARPGETVALVGHTGSGKSSIINLFMRFYEFSEGEILIDGHSIKDISRQALKRRVGLVLQDPFIFYGTVESNIRLYHPEMTFQQVKAAAEFVYADKFINRLPDGYQHRVIEKGGAFSSGERQLLAFARTMAMDPKILILDEATANIDSETEEQIQQSLERMRQGRTTLAIAHRLSTIQDADQILVLNRGEIVERGSHDALIRHGGIYHKMYQLQNGQHQLS; translated from the coding sequence ATGGAAGACAATCAGTTCAACCTCTCCTTCAATGATCAGAAGAACGTACTTTTCAGGCTGATGAAATATACGCTGCCCTTCAAGGGGACGCTGACATTCGGCTTCATCATGCTGGTCATTTCCACCATCACCGGTGTGGCGACCCCATACCTGGTGATGGTCTTCATCGATGACTACTTGACGCCGGGCATCTTCCCGGAAGGGGATATGACTTGGCTCATCACGATATTCGTGCTTGTGCAGCTGGTCGGCGCGGCGTCGACCTATATGCAGATCTATCTGTTCCAGTATCTGGCATTCAAAGTCATCCAGCAGCTGCGCATCGATGCATTCGACAAGATAGGCAGGCTCGGCATGCGGTATTTCGACAAGGTGCCGGGCGGCAGTGTGGTGTCCCGGATCACCAATGACACCGAAGCGATCGTCGAGATGTTCATCGGGGTGCTGGCAACTTTCCTCATGGCCTTCTTCATGGTCATATCGAGCTTCGTCATGATGTTCATCCTTGATGTCAGGCTCGCGCTGCTGGCGCTGCTCTTCATGCCGGTGATCGTGCTGATACTCGGAATCTACAGGAAGTACTCCGCCAACTTCTTTTCCCATGCACGCCAACTGCTCAGCGATCTGAACGCCAAACTCGCCGAGTCGATAGAGGGCATGAAGATCATCCAGGTGTTCAACCAGGAAGGGCGCCTTGGCAGGGAGTTCAATGAAATAAACGAAAAGCACTACCAGTATAATATGAAGAACGTGCGGCTCGATGGACTGCTGCTCCGGCCGGCCATCAGCATGATATATGTATTGGCGATCGCCGTCATCCTCGGTTATTTCGGGCTGCTCAGCTTCAGTTCGACTGTCACCGCAGGTGTCATCTTCGCCTTCATCCAATATATGGAACGTTTCTTTGAGCCGATCAACCAGGTCAGCCAGAACTTGAACATATTCCAACAGGCACTCGTTGCGGCGAGCCGGGTATTTACACTGATCGACGATGAAAGGATAGAGCCCCATCAGCCGGAGACCTCCAATTACGGCATCACCGACGGGCACATCGAATTCAGGAATGTCACCTTCAGTTATGACGGCAGGACGGATGTGCTGAAAGACATTTCTTTCACGGCACGTCCGGGTGAAACGGTGGCACTCGTCGGCCATACAGGCTCCGGTAAAAGCTCCATCATCAACCTGTTCATGCGGTTCTACGAGTTTTCCGAAGGGGAGATTTTGATCGACGGCCACTCCATCAAGGATATTTCGAGACAGGCACTCAAGAGGAGGGTCGGGCTTGTGCTGCAGGATCCGTTCATCTTCTATGGCACGGTGGAATCGAACATCCGGCTGTATCATCCGGAAATGACTTTCCAGCAGGTCAAGGCCGCTGCCGAGTTCGTCTATGCGGACAAGTTCATCAACAGGCTTCCGGATGGGTACCAGCATCGGGTGATTGAAAAGGGCGGCGCCTTCTCGAGCGGCGAACGTCAGCTGCTGGCGTTTGCACGCACGATGGCCATGGATCCCAAAATACTGATCCTTGATGAGGCGACCGCAAACATCGACTCCGAGACCGAAGAGCAGATACAGCAGTCGCTCGAACGGATGCGACAGGGCAGGACCACATTGGCCATCGCACACCGCTTGTCGACCATCCAGGATGCAGACCAGATCCTCGTCCTCAATAGAGGTGAAATCGTGGAGCGTGGCAGCCATGATGCGCTCATCCGGCATGGCGGCATCTACCATAAGATGTACCAGCTGCAGAATGGACAGCATCAATTGTCATAG
- a CDS encoding exonuclease SbcCD subunit D, translated as MKILHTGDWHIGKRLNGVDLIEDQQFILEQLIEYMEENPVDMVVVAGDVFDRSNPSQAALKLVNEYLYRINIEKGIPVLAISGNHDSRSRLDYGSYWFEKSAYHMRTSLSDITTPVVVDGHHFYMVPHLDVLEAKVFFDDESIQTHHDVYRRITEEVADVMDPGAYNVLIGHMFISEGKASDSERPLSVGLSEEVGAELFDAFDLVLLGHLHHPFAITHEKIFYSGSLLKYSFSEVKQPKGFRIVETGDVTKCRFEPLECRRDLVHYQGTFDEVINEAVTFEDSRAYFKFELAGMETVNDPMAKLKMLYPNTLELRPVRKEHEAVQSTVDAHRSSDAEIFESFIETVHGEAPTDYQKQIFNTYFKGDADETDSD; from the coding sequence ATGAAGATATTACATACTGGAGACTGGCATATCGGAAAACGCCTGAACGGCGTGGACCTGATAGAGGACCAGCAATTCATACTGGAACAGTTGATTGAATATATGGAAGAGAACCCCGTCGACATGGTGGTTGTGGCCGGCGATGTGTTCGACCGGAGCAACCCGTCACAGGCGGCACTCAAGCTCGTCAATGAATATTTGTACAGAATCAATATAGAAAAGGGCATCCCGGTGCTTGCCATCAGCGGCAACCATGACAGCCGTTCAAGGCTCGACTACGGCAGCTACTGGTTCGAGAAGAGCGCCTATCATATGCGCACATCGCTGTCCGACATCACCACACCGGTAGTTGTGGATGGACATCATTTCTATATGGTGCCGCATCTGGATGTGCTCGAGGCGAAGGTGTTCTTCGATGATGAATCGATCCAGACGCACCATGATGTCTACCGGCGTATTACGGAAGAGGTAGCGGATGTCATGGACCCCGGGGCCTACAATGTCCTCATCGGGCACATGTTCATTTCGGAAGGGAAGGCATCGGACTCCGAGCGCCCCTTGTCCGTCGGACTGTCGGAGGAGGTGGGGGCGGAGCTTTTTGATGCATTCGACCTGGTGCTCCTCGGACACCTCCATCATCCGTTCGCAATCACGCATGAGAAGATATTCTACAGCGGCTCCCTGCTCAAATATTCATTTTCGGAAGTGAAGCAGCCGAAGGGATTCCGTATCGTCGAGACCGGGGATGTGACGAAATGCCGTTTCGAGCCGCTGGAGTGCAGGCGCGATCTTGTGCACTACCAGGGCACTTTCGATGAAGTCATCAATGAGGCGGTGACATTCGAGGACAGCCGGGCCTACTTCAAGTTCGAACTTGCGGGCATGGAGACCGTCAACGACCCGATGGCGAAACTGAAGATGCTGTACCCGAATACACTTGAGCTCAGACCGGTGAGGAAGGAACACGAAGCGGTCCAATCGACGGTGGATGCCCACCGTTCGAGCGATGCGGAAATATTCGAGTCATTCATCGAAACCGTCCATGGAGAGGCGCCGACGGACTATCAGAAACAGATATTCAATACTTATTTCAAAGGTGATGCAGATGAAACCGATTCGGATTAA
- a CDS encoding CcdC family protein, whose amino-acid sequence MLFIAASIMAVFMGIVAVFVRQKAAKRPLTMAKIIIPPVMMSTGALMYIFPYFRLTPFEIMEATVVGLLFSIVLVLTTRYEERGGELYVKQSRMFPVILVVLLALRIIMKTVLSMSISPGEIGGMFFLLAFVMIVIWRLSMFIHLQAFKKQQINEARPRS is encoded by the coding sequence ATGTTGTTTATTGCTGCATCCATCATGGCGGTATTCATGGGCATCGTTGCAGTCTTCGTCAGGCAGAAGGCGGCGAAGCGGCCCCTGACGATGGCGAAGATCATCATACCGCCGGTCATGATGTCTACAGGCGCGCTGATGTACATATTCCCGTACTTCAGGCTGACACCTTTTGAAATCATGGAAGCGACGGTTGTAGGACTGCTGTTCTCCATCGTACTCGTTCTCACGACCCGATATGAGGAGAGGGGCGGGGAACTGTATGTAAAGCAGTCCAGGATGTTCCCCGTCATACTGGTCGTCCTCCTGGCACTCAGGATCATCATGAAGACCGTATTGTCCATGAGCATTTCGCCCGGGGAGATCGGAGGGATGTTCTTCCTCCTTGCATTTGTAATGATCGTCATCTGGAGACTGTCGATGTTCATCCATCTCCAGGCATTCAAAAAGCAGCAGATCAATGAAGCGCGTCCAAGAAGTTGA
- a CDS encoding cytochrome c biogenesis CcdA family protein — protein sequence MGSEVTFLLAFGAGVLSFVSPCVLPVFPAFISYITGMSYNEVESQKFNFRAILHTVFFLIGFSLIYIALGFGTAFFGGLLIEYSDLIRQLGAILIVIFGLIITGVLNFSFLMKDRKIQFKNRPSGFIGSILIGMAFGAGWTPCNGPIIGAIFAMSATEPNNALMLMVVYCLGFAVPFFTLSFFVSRTRWMLKYSSTIMKTGGVIMVLMGILLYFDGLTQIIIWLQPFFGDFQGF from the coding sequence ATGGGTAGCGAAGTGACTTTTCTTCTCGCATTCGGAGCCGGCGTACTGAGTTTCGTCTCACCGTGCGTACTTCCGGTATTCCCTGCATTCATCTCCTACATAACGGGGATGAGCTATAATGAAGTCGAGAGTCAGAAATTCAATTTCCGGGCGATCCTTCATACCGTGTTCTTTCTTATCGGTTTCAGTCTTATATATATTGCGCTGGGCTTCGGCACAGCATTCTTCGGCGGCCTGCTCATAGAATATTCCGATCTGATCCGCCAGCTCGGCGCGATCCTCATCGTCATATTCGGACTCATCATTACAGGGGTGCTGAACTTCAGCTTCCTGATGAAGGACCGGAAGATCCAGTTCAAGAACAGGCCATCCGGCTTTATCGGTTCGATTCTGATCGGCATGGCATTCGGAGCTGGATGGACACCGTGCAACGGCCCGATCATCGGTGCGATCTTCGCCATGAGCGCAACGGAGCCGAACAACGCACTGATGCTGATGGTGGTCTACTGTCTGGGGTTTGCAGTCCCATTCTTCACGTTGAGCTTCTTCGTGTCCAGGACGCGCTGGATGCTCAAGTATTCCAGTACCATCATGAAGACCGGCGGGGTCATCATGGTGCTGATGGGTATACTCCTTTATTTTGACGGCCTGACACAGATCATCATATGGCTGCAGCCGTTCTTCGGCGACTTCCAGGGGTTCTGA
- a CDS encoding DUF2922 domain-containing protein, producing MTKKLVIVFNTELNRRFTLNISNPKEDLTEASLLLEAERLIETGVLAPMQGKPVSVHSAKIVEQNVTEII from the coding sequence ATGACCAAGAAACTTGTGATTGTATTCAACACAGAACTGAACCGCCGATTCACGCTGAACATCAGCAATCCGAAGGAGGATCTGACCGAAGCGTCACTCCTGCTTGAGGCGGAACGCCTCATAGAAACCGGCGTCCTGGCGCCGATGCAGGGGAAACCGGTCTCCGTGCATTCTGCCAAGATCGTCGAACAGAACGTCACCGAGATCATCTAG
- a CDS encoding AAA family ATPase, with the protein MKPIRINMQYFGPFENETIDFDRVRDSMFLIGGRTGSGKTMIFDAITYALYGTLSTSDRAEGSVRSQFATDDDISSIRLEFEIRGKRYTIERTLSYSKAGRKTPVPPKAVLYDASGEVLEGSINGVKQKVLDIIQLNAEQFRQILILPQGEFKRLLTSSSEQKQEILRTLFRTERFVQFEKRLNVLKKEKQAESETVEAKIEGLFNTVSGGGLPRAQALLEADYPTFTKRVAAIRDIQSLLEAEQTRMEEGLKENRQTLETKRGQLQQKQEHNRKLQELEEIGTQLTALETEHSEIASLEASLEEYRAVKEMEYALKMEDQALRRKTEAETALSELEAQSEQVDRELEQLLSDQTALGEKDALYRKAERWLNSTERFMGDEDIAQLDEALASLNKRKQEIERENGRLSKELESVEETLASESWDRRRSDQLNEEKFQLDNEISTLGQEIEEEQGNRRYDEEKARLSGEIKAIDGKRESIESAREEKKKRVKSRFSAADGVHIEHLVRHLEVGSPCPVCQQKVEVLPAENEYLSEAEEAELKKFEADLEALLEEKDTKERRITVIEELLSGKARREVAALEASLQEKRERRTRLDEEIEADRKKFERKQQLDQRQNELNRILADNRLEENNIRHSLSRAENRAEEFRTQSGYERYEDFTASFKKCRQALEDYQRRVMENEKQQQNCREQKSRLEEKLAYQKEQVRTLTDEIEKAAPQIDSFTEKTGRDRAYMLSVLERTDAASMEAAIKSFHSRKEVLASRRTALLETVENREFQDTGAVEDEIRQLEEKGESLTNARARVFANIEHNKETSDKMEALIEQHNEELESLHALVALVDAVSGRNEQKVSLERYVLTYYLDRILHIANVRLLEMTNHRYELRRSTSKSSRKTGLDIEVFDFYNNRPRHITSLSGGESFQAALTLALALNEALQQESGGISLETMLIDEGFGTLDPETLDMAVNTLMELQTHGKMVGIISHVEELKERMDNILEVTAVNERSTTKFK; encoded by the coding sequence ATGAAACCGATTCGGATTAACATGCAGTACTTCGGCCCTTTTGAGAATGAAACGATAGATTTCGACCGTGTCAGGGACAGCATGTTCTTGATCGGCGGCCGCACGGGCTCCGGGAAGACGATGATATTCGACGCGATCACCTATGCCCTCTACGGCACACTGTCGACGAGTGACAGGGCCGAAGGTTCGGTCAGGAGCCAGTTCGCGACGGATGATGACATCAGCAGCATCCGCCTGGAATTCGAGATCAGGGGAAAACGCTACACGATTGAACGAACCCTCTCCTACAGCAAGGCGGGCCGCAAGACACCGGTGCCGCCGAAAGCCGTGCTGTATGACGCATCCGGTGAAGTGCTGGAAGGCAGCATCAATGGGGTGAAGCAGAAGGTGCTCGACATCATTCAGCTGAATGCCGAGCAGTTCCGGCAGATCCTCATTCTGCCTCAAGGAGAGTTCAAAAGGCTGCTGACATCATCAAGTGAACAGAAGCAGGAGATTCTGAGGACCCTGTTCCGGACGGAAAGGTTCGTCCAGTTCGAGAAGCGGCTGAATGTACTGAAGAAGGAGAAACAGGCCGAAAGTGAAACCGTCGAAGCGAAGATTGAGGGACTCTTCAATACGGTAAGCGGGGGCGGGCTCCCTCGGGCACAGGCACTTCTCGAGGCGGACTATCCGACATTCACCAAGAGGGTGGCGGCGATCCGGGACATCCAATCCCTTCTGGAAGCAGAGCAGACCAGGATGGAAGAGGGTCTGAAAGAGAACCGGCAGACTCTCGAGACGAAGCGCGGACAACTCCAGCAGAAGCAGGAGCATAACAGGAAACTCCAGGAGCTTGAGGAAATCGGCACACAGCTCACAGCACTTGAAACCGAGCATTCCGAAATCGCATCTCTCGAAGCCTCCCTTGAGGAATACCGGGCGGTCAAGGAGATGGAGTATGCATTGAAGATGGAGGACCAGGCGCTGCGAAGGAAGACGGAGGCTGAAACGGCACTCTCGGAACTCGAGGCACAGTCCGAACAGGTCGACCGGGAACTGGAACAGCTCCTTTCGGATCAGACGGCACTCGGGGAGAAGGATGCGCTGTACAGGAAGGCGGAGCGCTGGCTCAACTCGACGGAGCGTTTCATGGGTGATGAGGACATCGCGCAACTGGATGAAGCACTCGCCTCCCTCAACAAGAGGAAGCAGGAGATCGAACGGGAAAACGGCAGGCTTTCAAAGGAGTTGGAATCAGTTGAAGAGACGCTGGCTTCAGAATCCTGGGACCGCAGGCGTTCGGACCAGTTGAACGAGGAGAAGTTCCAACTGGACAACGAGATCAGCACCCTCGGTCAGGAGATTGAAGAAGAGCAGGGCAACAGGCGGTATGATGAAGAGAAGGCCAGATTGTCCGGCGAGATCAAAGCGATTGACGGGAAACGTGAAAGCATCGAGTCTGCACGGGAAGAAAAGAAGAAGCGTGTAAAAAGCAGGTTCTCTGCAGCCGACGGTGTACATATCGAACATCTGGTCCGGCATCTTGAAGTGGGCAGCCCATGCCCGGTCTGCCAGCAGAAAGTCGAGGTGCTGCCTGCGGAAAATGAATATCTGTCCGAGGCGGAAGAGGCGGAACTCAAAAAGTTCGAAGCGGATCTCGAAGCGTTGCTCGAGGAGAAGGACACCAAAGAAAGGCGCATCACGGTGATAGAGGAACTGCTCTCAGGAAAGGCGCGCAGGGAGGTTGCCGCACTTGAAGCCTCCCTGCAGGAGAAGCGGGAGCGCCGTACCCGGCTGGATGAAGAGATCGAGGCGGACAGGAAGAAGTTTGAACGTAAGCAGCAGCTCGACCAGCGTCAGAATGAACTGAACCGGATACTCGCCGACAATAGGCTGGAAGAGAACAATATCCGGCATTCCCTCTCCCGCGCAGAAAACCGCGCAGAAGAATTCAGGACACAGTCCGGGTATGAAAGGTACGAAGATTTCACCGCTTCCTTCAAGAAATGCAGGCAGGCACTGGAGGACTATCAGCGCCGCGTCATGGAAAATGAAAAGCAGCAGCAAAACTGCAGGGAACAGAAGTCCCGGCTGGAGGAGAAGCTGGCCTACCAGAAGGAGCAGGTCAGGACGCTGACTGACGAGATTGAAAAAGCGGCGCCACAGATCGACAGCTTCACGGAAAAGACCGGAAGGGACAGGGCGTATATGCTCTCTGTGCTGGAAAGGACGGATGCCGCCTCGATGGAGGCAGCGATCAAATCATTCCACAGCAGGAAGGAAGTATTGGCGAGCCGCAGGACAGCGCTGCTCGAGACGGTGGAAAACCGTGAATTCCAGGATACCGGGGCAGTCGAGGACGAAATCCGTCAGCTTGAGGAAAAGGGTGAATCATTGACCAATGCGCGTGCCCGGGTATTCGCGAACATCGAGCACAACAAGGAGACTTCGGATAAAATGGAAGCCCTGATTGAACAGCACAACGAAGAGCTGGAATCACTCCATGCGCTTGTCGCACTCGTCGACGCAGTCTCAGGGAGGAACGAGCAGAAGGTATCGCTCGAACGCTATGTCCTCACATATTATCTCGACCGCATCCTCCACATTGCGAATGTCCGGCTGCTCGAAATGACGAACCACCGGTATGAGCTCAGGCGCAGTACTTCGAAAAGCAGCCGCAAGACGGGCCTTGATATTGAAGTGTTCGACTTCTACAACAACCGTCCGCGCCACATCACTTCGCTTTCCGGAGGAGAGTCCTTCCAGGCGGCGCTCACACTGGCCCTTGCACTGAACGAAGCCCTGCAGCAGGAATCCGGCGGCATCAGCCTTGAGACGATGCTGATCGATGAGGGGTTCGGCACACTCGACCCCGAAACACTCGATATGGCGGTGAATACACTGATGGAGCTGCAGACGCACGGCAAGATGGTCGGCATCATCTCCCATGTTGAAGAATTGAAGGAACGCATGGACAATATACTCGAAGTCACTGCAGTAAATGAACGGAGCACTACGAAGTTCAAATAA
- a CDS encoding DUF2621 domain-containing protein, with amino-acid sequence MNDIFMWGIALWTFVMLGAMTIGGYFMFRKFLKRMPKEDGYSELDWQDYYIDKALPLWNNEARHLLNELVSPVPELFRDVAKERIAGRISKIALDEKADNITLDHIMKGYIIATPKRDHKFMKKKLDDMEIDYSPYEDLFQYADDEKQKFSIFEQTEKISSRS; translated from the coding sequence ATGAACGATATATTTATGTGGGGCATCGCTCTATGGACATTCGTCATGCTGGGGGCAATGACCATCGGCGGATATTTCATGTTCAGGAAGTTCCTGAAGCGGATGCCGAAGGAAGATGGATACAGTGAACTCGACTGGCAGGACTATTATATAGATAAGGCACTCCCCCTATGGAATAACGAAGCGCGTCACCTTCTGAACGAGCTGGTCAGCCCGGTCCCCGAGCTGTTCAGGGATGTGGCGAAGGAGCGGATCGCCGGACGGATCTCAAAGATTGCACTGGATGAGAAGGCGGACAACATCACACTCGACCATATCATGAAGGGATATATCATCGCGACACCGAAACGGGACCATAAGTTCATGAAGAAGAAGCTGGATGATATGGAAATCGACTACTCCCCATATGAAGACCTCTTCCAGTATGCCGATGACGAAAAGCAGAAGTTCTCCATATTCGAACAGACAGAAAAAATAAGCAGCAGATCATAA